In Roseicyclus marinus, the genomic window CCGCGCCACGCCCGAGGCGGTCTTTGACATCGTGGCGGGCCAGACGCCGCTTGGACATGTCACGACGCCCGCCGAGATGGCCGATGCGGTGCTTTTCTTCGCCTCGCCCTGGGCGCGGGCGGTGACGGGGCAGAACCTGGTCGTGGATGGCGGCCTCGTCTTTGGCTGAGGCAGAGGTCCGGCGCGCGCGGCCCGCCCGCGACCGCGCCGGACCACCTGTCGTTTTGTCGCGTTCCCCCAAGGGGAAGCTTTCGCGCAGATAGCGCCCATGACCCGCCTGCGCGCCCTTTTCCTGCCCCCGCTGATCCTCGTGCTGGTGCTGACCGGCATCGGGCTGGGGATGGCGCGCGGCGCGATGGCCGCCGACCGGCAGCTCTGCTCGGTCACGGGGCCCACGCCCGTGGTTCTGGCCCATGACGGCCTGCCGCTCTTTGATGCCGATGGCGCGCCGGTCACGCTCGACCGGGACATCTGCCTCGATTGCGTGATCACCGCAGGCCATCTGCCGCCCGCCCCCGCCACGCCGGTTCCCCCCGGAACCTGCCGCGCGGCGGCCCTGATCCCCCATATCTCCGACTGGATGCCGACCGGGGCCAGCCCCGGCGGTCAGGCCCGCGCCCCGCCCGTCCCGGCGTGACGCGATCCCCTGACCTTTCCCATCCTCATCCAGACCGGAGACCGGACCCATGTCCTTCAAATCCATCCTGTTCGCAGGCGCGCTTGCCGCCCTGCCCAACCTGTCCCTCGCCCAAGTGCAGGTGACCGACCCCTATGCCCGCGCCGCCAGCCCGATGGCGATCTCGGGCGCGGCCTTCATGGCCGTGACGAACACCGGCGACAGCGATGACCGCCTCGTCGGCGTGACCTCCGACATCGCGGACCGCGTCGAATTGCACACCCATATCCAGAACGCGGATGGCGTGATGCGGATGGTCGAGCTGGAAGACGGCATTCCGCTTCCCGCAGGCGAAACCGTGCTTCTGGAACGCGGCGGCCTGCATGTGATGTTGCTTGGCCTGCGCCAGCCGCTTGCCCATGGCGACGAGATCACCGTGACGCTCGAATTCGAAACCGCAGCCCCCCTGACCGTGACCGTGCCCGTCGATCTCGACCGCATGCCCGCCCATGGCGGCGGCATGCAGCACGGCCAGGGCCATGGTCAGGGCCACGGCCACGGCGGCTGAGACCGAACAGGGGCACCGACCTCCTCCCTTGTCCGGCGCCCCCTTTTGCGCCCGCCTGTTTCCTCCGACAGGCGGGCGCGTTTTTTCGAGCCCGCTCCAGAGCATGTCGCCCAAAAGTGGGAA contains:
- a CDS encoding copper chaperone PCu(A)C — protein: MSFKSILFAGALAALPNLSLAQVQVTDPYARAASPMAISGAAFMAVTNTGDSDDRLVGVTSDIADRVELHTHIQNADGVMRMVELEDGIPLPAGETVLLERGGLHVMLLGLRQPLAHGDEITVTLEFETAAPLTVTVPVDLDRMPAHGGGMQHGQGHGQGHGHGG